A region from the Bactrocera dorsalis isolate Fly_Bdor chromosome 1, ASM2337382v1, whole genome shotgun sequence genome encodes:
- the LOC125778069 gene encoding uncharacterized protein LOC125778069, with protein MDRYLIKKNKPSEPLEKKSHYLIVKAGNKARDKIVDQLKQIKFSLIVDETTDVSTKKSLVLIVRYFDHLTKRISDKFLGLISVVNADATSVYTSIKEFFNEQGVALENIIGLATDGANVMASEVNGLVGKFRNDVNLFYLKCSCHSLHLCSAYACKKLPGQIEQLCRNIYKFFAHSPKRIEEFKDFQDYCSVQPHKILGISMTRWLSLEAVINRIIEQWNPLQLYFLDSVLEVNGIKANEMAMQMNDPEIKTYFLFLSYIYPQNHK; from the coding sequence gtaaTAAGGCAAGGGATAAAATTGTGGatcaattaaaacaaataaaattttcgctcATTGTTGATGAAACTACCGACGTATCAACGAAGAAATCGTTAGTCTTAATTGTGAGATATTTTGACCATTTGACAAAAAGAATAAGCGATAAATTTTTGGGTTTAATCAGCGTAGTAAATGCAGATGCAACaagtgtatatacaagtattaaagaatttttcaacGAACAGGGCGTTGCATTAGAGAACATCATAGGTCTCGCCACCGATGGCGCAAATGTAATGGCTTCAGAGGTAAATGGATTAGTAGGAAAGTTTAGAAACgatgttaatttgttttatttaaaatgttcttgCCATTCACTACATTTATGTTCCGCTTACGCGTGTAAAAAACTGCCTGGTCAAATCGAACAACTTTGCcgtaatatttacaaattttttgcacACAGTCCAAAAAGAATTgaagaatttaaagattttcaagATTATTGTTCGGTGCAGCCACATAAAATATTGGGTATTTCCATGACCCGATGGCTTTCACTGGAAGCAGTCATAAACAGAATAATAGAACAGTGGAATCcattacagttatattttttagactCTGTGTTGGAAGTAAATGGAATCAAAGCCAATGAGATGGcaatgcaaatgaatgatcctGAAATCAAAACctactttctttttttatcatACATATATCCTCAAAATCATAAATGA